One part of the Anser cygnoides isolate HZ-2024a breed goose chromosome 9, Taihu_goose_T2T_genome, whole genome shotgun sequence genome encodes these proteins:
- the LOC106036243 gene encoding phospholipid scramblase 1 isoform X2 codes for MQAHNPALAPGFANVGYAQGNQVPYGYPEYAPGNFQGGAGAGPYGFQSQPMGGPPGLGGPPIQNQPTAKDGTIWMPIPPPPPNCPPGLEYLTQIDQILIHQQTELLEIFLGFESNNKYEIKNTLGQRVYFAVEDTDCCTRNCCGPSRPFTIRIMDNLGREVITLQRPLRCSSCCFPCCLQEIEIQAPPGTPVGYVVQNWHPCLPKFTIQDERRMDVLKISGPCVVCSCCEDVNFEVKTLDEISTIGKISKQWTGFLKEAFTDADNFGVAFPMDLDVKMKAVMIGACFLIDFMFFERIGDNPQRTGVWQ; via the exons ATGCAAG CACATAACCCTGCACTGGCACCTGGATTTGCAAATGTTGGCTATGCACAGGGAAATCAGGTCCCCTATGGCTACCCGGAGTATGCACCTGGGAATTTCCAAG gtggtgctggagcagggcccTATGGTTTCCAGTCACAGCCCATGGGAGGCCCACCTGGTCTGGGTGGTCCACCCATCCAGAACCAGCCCACCGCCAAGGATGGGACAATCTGGATGcccatccctcctcctcctcccaacTGCCCTCCTGGGCTGGAATACCTCACACAG ATTGACCAGATACTAATTCATCAGCAAACTGAACTTCTTGAGA ttttccttggATTTGAATCAAACAACAAATACGAAATCAAGAATACGTTGGGGCAAAGGGTGTATTTTGCGGTAGAGGACACTGACTGCTGTACAAGGAACTGCTGTGGGCCATCACGACCTTTCACCATACGGATTATGGACAATCTGGGTCGTGAGGTGATAACACTGCAGAGACCCCTGAGGTGTTCGTCGTGTTGTTTCCCCTGCTGCTTACAGGAG ATAGAAATTCAGGCACCTCCAGGAACACCAGTTGGTTACGTTGTCCAGAACTGGCATCCCTGCCTACCCAAGTTCACTATTCAAGATGAGAGAAGAATGGATGTACTGAAAATTAGTGGCCCATGTGTTGTCTGCAGCTGTTGTGAGGATGTTAATTTTGAG GTGAAGACTTTGGATGAGATTTCTACCATTGGGAAGATTTCTAAGCAGTGGACTGGGTTTTTGAAAGAAGCGTTTACAGATGCAGATAACTTTGGAGTTGCGTTCCCAATGGACCTTGATGTAAAAATGAAGGCAGTCATGATTGGCGCTTGCTTTCTTATC gATTTCATGTTTTTTGAGCGTATTGGTGATAACCCACAGCGAACAGGAGTGTGGCAGTGA
- the LOC106036243 gene encoding phospholipid scramblase 2 isoform X1 — translation MVRMATFGYSGIAPTVISRSPAMQAHNPALAPGFANVGYAQGNQVPYGYPEYAPGNFQGGAGAGPYGFQSQPMGGPPGLGGPPIQNQPTAKDGTIWMPIPPPPPNCPPGLEYLTQIDQILIHQQTELLEIFLGFESNNKYEIKNTLGQRVYFAVEDTDCCTRNCCGPSRPFTIRIMDNLGREVITLQRPLRCSSCCFPCCLQEIEIQAPPGTPVGYVVQNWHPCLPKFTIQDERRMDVLKISGPCVVCSCCEDVNFEVKTLDEISTIGKISKQWTGFLKEAFTDADNFGVAFPMDLDVKMKAVMIGACFLIDFMFFERIGDNPQRTGVWQ, via the exons ATGGTCAGGATGGCCACGTTTGGCTATTCGGGGATTGCGCC aacagTTATAAGCAGATCTCCAGCAATGCAAG CACATAACCCTGCACTGGCACCTGGATTTGCAAATGTTGGCTATGCACAGGGAAATCAGGTCCCCTATGGCTACCCGGAGTATGCACCTGGGAATTTCCAAG gtggtgctggagcagggcccTATGGTTTCCAGTCACAGCCCATGGGAGGCCCACCTGGTCTGGGTGGTCCACCCATCCAGAACCAGCCCACCGCCAAGGATGGGACAATCTGGATGcccatccctcctcctcctcccaacTGCCCTCCTGGGCTGGAATACCTCACACAG ATTGACCAGATACTAATTCATCAGCAAACTGAACTTCTTGAGA ttttccttggATTTGAATCAAACAACAAATACGAAATCAAGAATACGTTGGGGCAAAGGGTGTATTTTGCGGTAGAGGACACTGACTGCTGTACAAGGAACTGCTGTGGGCCATCACGACCTTTCACCATACGGATTATGGACAATCTGGGTCGTGAGGTGATAACACTGCAGAGACCCCTGAGGTGTTCGTCGTGTTGTTTCCCCTGCTGCTTACAGGAG ATAGAAATTCAGGCACCTCCAGGAACACCAGTTGGTTACGTTGTCCAGAACTGGCATCCCTGCCTACCCAAGTTCACTATTCAAGATGAGAGAAGAATGGATGTACTGAAAATTAGTGGCCCATGTGTTGTCTGCAGCTGTTGTGAGGATGTTAATTTTGAG GTGAAGACTTTGGATGAGATTTCTACCATTGGGAAGATTTCTAAGCAGTGGACTGGGTTTTTGAAAGAAGCGTTTACAGATGCAGATAACTTTGGAGTTGCGTTCCCAATGGACCTTGATGTAAAAATGAAGGCAGTCATGATTGGCGCTTGCTTTCTTATC gATTTCATGTTTTTTGAGCGTATTGGTGATAACCCACAGCGAACAGGAGTGTGGCAGTGA